The nucleotide window CTGGGGTGCTAGGTAGCGAAGAGTCATTTATGGAAGAATCGCATTATGATGGATTGCTAGAATACCCTCAGTATACTAGACCTAGAGAATTTAGAGATTTTTCTGTGCCCTCAATACTTTTATCTGGAGATCATGAAAAAATTGATAAATGGAGAAGATATGAGTCTCTAAAAGCCACGTATTTAAATAGAAAAGATTTATTAAAAAAAAGAGAACTTACATCTGAAGAAAAAGAAATGATAGAAAAAATTATTGAAGAATATAAAAATAATATTTAGTTGTAATTTTACAATACATGTGCTATAATACACAAGGTAATGGTATAAGGGACGGTCCTCTGTCGAAAGGATAAGAACGTCTAGGGAGAAGGGAGGTTTAGGCATGGATATTATTAAAATGATTGAAGATGAACAAATCAAGAAAGACATACCCGAATTTAACGTAGGTGATACAGTTCAAGTTCACTACAAGGTCAAAGAAGGAACACGTGAGAGAATTCAGGTATTTGAAGGAACTGTTATAAAAAGACAAGGTGGAGGCGCTAGAGAAACTTTCACAGTTAGAAGGCTTTCTTATGGTGTTGGAGTAGAAAGAACATTTCCTCTACATTCTCCAAGAATTGAAAAGCTTGTTGTAACAAGAAAAGGTAAAGTAAGAAGAGCAAAATTGTATTATTTAAGAGGAAGACAAGGAAAAGCAGCTAAAGTTAAAGAGAAGACAAACTATTAATATATTGGGA belongs to Sporanaerobacter acetigenes DSM 13106 and includes:
- the rplS gene encoding 50S ribosomal protein L19, whose product is MDIIKMIEDEQIKKDIPEFNVGDTVQVHYKVKEGTRERIQVFEGTVIKRQGGGARETFTVRRLSYGVGVERTFPLHSPRIEKLVVTRKGKVRRAKLYYLRGRQGKAAKVKEKTNY